In Hyphomicrobium denitrificans ATCC 51888, the DNA window TGTCTTCCGTCACCGTTCCACTGCCGTCGGGAGCGACGTCAAAGCCGTGACTGTCGCCGGGCTCTTTGCCGTCGATCGTCACGCGAAAGCGAATGGGTTTCTTGTCGGCACTGGGACCCAGAACGAGATGCAGATCGCGCGCGCGGAAGCGATAGACGATGCTGCCGCCCGCGGTATTGAGCGCGGCATGCTGGGCTGCGATGGTCCAGTTTCCATTCAAGCTCCATTCGTTCAGCGTTTTCGGTTCGCCGCTGTAGGTGTGCGCCGTGTCGCGTGGAGCGCCGTCGGCGGACACGAAGTTCGCGGCTCGCGCATAGCCGACGTACGTTTCCGGCGACGCGACGTTCGCGAATACTGATGCGGCTTCGACGCCCGAGGCAGAGACGCTCACCGTTCCATCGGCGACGTTCGCTTTGCCGGCTTCGGCCAGAAGCTTTTGAATGACGCGCTCCGAGGCCGCGTAGCCGCCTTCGCCGAAGTGATGATGACGAATGTTGCCGTTGGCATCGATGAAGTAGTGCGCGGGCCAATACTGATTTTTGAAGGCGCGCCAGATCGCGAAATTATTGTCGACGGCGACCGGGTACGCGATCTTGAGATCGGAGATGGCATTTCGGACATTCGCGACATTCTTCTCGAACGCGAATTCGGGAGAATGCACGCCGACGACAACGAGACCCTGATCTTTGTATTTTTCGGCCCAGGCGCGAACGTAGGGGATGCTTCTAAGGCAGTTGATGCAGGAGTACGTCCAGAAGTCGACGAGCACCACCTTGCCCTTCAAATCGTCAGGCGTGAGCGGCTTTGAATTCAGCCAGTCGACGGCGCCGGTCAGTGCAGGCGCACGGCCTTCGATGGGCAATGTTTCCGACGCAGCGGCTAGCTCGCTATCGGTGCTCGCACCGGGCGTGCGATGAAGCATGTCGACGAGGCGCTGCTCCAGCGGCGCTGTGCTCGCAAGCGACAGTCGTGTCAGCAATCCGGTATCGGCGCCGGCTCCGATCGCGACGACGGCGACGAGAACAGCAACGCCTAGTCCGCGACGAACCCATTCGCCCGTGCCGAGCGAGCTTTTCATCGCGTTGAAGATGCGTCCGCCCGCAAACAGCGCCAGCGCGAGCGATGTCGCGGCTCCGGCTGCGTAGGCTGCGAGGAGGAGTGTCGTGCGCGCGCTCGCGCCTTCGAGCGCCGCACCGGTCAAAATCAAGCCTAGAACCGGTCCGGCGCAGGGCGCCCAAAGAAGTCCCGTCGCAACGCCGAGCAACAGCGATGACCAGGGTGATGATTGTTCGCCGTTCGCTTCGGCTTTTTGTGCCAAGCGATTTCCGAGCGCGACGGCAGGGCGCGACAGGCGTTCCGACACTTCCGGGAAGATCAGCGTCAACCCGAAGACAGCCATGATGATGAGCGCGATGATGCGGCCATAATCGTTGGCGGCAACGGTCCAACCTCCGCCGATCGCGGCAAGCGAGGCCACCAGTGCGAAGGTTGCCGCCATACCGGCGAGGATCGGTAATCCGCTCCTGAGGAATGGCTGACCGGCGCGTGAAAAGACGAACGGCAGCACAGGTAAAATGCACGGGCTGACGATTGTGAGAATTCCGCCGATATAAGCGAGAAGGATGAGAAGCATGCCGGTTCACCATATCTGTACGCCGAAGCCCCGAGCCTCGCGAGCACAACGTCTACGCGCGCGCGCACGGCGACGTTACGGCATTGTCTCCGCCTGACGCTCTGGCAGGGACGGATTAGACCCTTCGGCCAGTGGCGACGGCCGGGATCCGAGCTTGGCGCGCGAAACACCGTTTGCTAGGCTCTCGCAACTTCGCTCACAACAGGCAGGATCGATAGTCCAAGCGTGATGAAACATTTGAAATCGGCGCTTGGCGCGGTCCTTGGGATTGCGACCGCATTGCTTTCCGGTGGCACGAACGCAGCGAACGACGCCGCTCCGGTCGATACTGCGCTCGTCGTTTCCGTCGACGTATCGAATTCCGTCGACGAGGCGCGCTACAAACTGCAGATGGAAGGCATTGCGAAAGCTCTCGAAGACCCTGGCGTGATCGAGGCGATCACAGGCGGGTCGAGCGGTGGCATCCTGTTCTCCATGGTGTCGTGGGCCGACAAACCGGCGCTCGTCATTCCGTGGATCCGCATCGCGAACAAGGCGGATGCGCTGGCGGCTGCGCAACGCGTTCGCAAGCTGCCGCATCAAGGCGGCGAATTCACGTGCATGACGCGCATGCTGCGTTCGGCGAACGATAAGATCGTGCCGCAAATTCCGGCCAAAGCCGCGCGCATCGTCATCGACGTATCGGGGGATGGGCCGGACAACTGCAATGCCGACGAGCCGATCGAAAAAGTTCGCGATGAGCTCGTGGCGAACGGCGTGACCATCAATGGCCTGCCGATTTTGCTGGATACGCCGGACGCCGGCGCGCTGCTGCCCAAGGCCGTGCCGGGCGGCAAGCCGCCGCTCGAGCAATGGTACCGCGAGCACGTCATGGCGGGGCCGGGAAGTTTCGTGCTTCCAGCGCTTGGTTATTCAGACTTCGAACGCGCCATTCGCCAGAAATTCGTGATCGAGGTGAGCGGCGTTCTTCCGCCGCCGAATTTGACGTCGGTCGCGAGTGCCGCTCGCTAGCCTCAGATGTCGTCCTCGCTCGTCGAGGCGCACCGCCAGCGCTTGATCTGCCAGCCGGGGTGATCCTCGTTCCACTGCGCGAAGTAAGGCGGCGCGTCCGTCATGCAGTGCATGGCGTCGATACCTTCCTTGATCGGGATTTTGTAGTCCCTGCAGACGGACGGCTGATTGGCCATGCAGGCCGACAGGACGATTGCGAGCATTTGGTTCGAAGCCCTCGGAGCGAGCGAAAGATCACGCAATTCCGGCGCGATTTCCATGTTCGCCCGCTCACAGAAGGAACGGTCGCTGCAACTCGCGCCGGGTTTGAAACCCTACTACGTCAACGCCGTCGAGGGTATTACGTGCCAGCCGCGCGCGGATGCGTAGAGTTGCTACGCAGGCAGAAGGATTTCACCGCGACCGATTGTGGCCATGTCACCGCCAATCTTACGGACAAACAAGGGCATAGGCGCCGGAGCGAGAGCGCCGAGCGTGTCCTTCAGATACTTCGAGATGACGCGCACGATCACGAGATCGTGTTTGCCGCAGTCGACGAACGTCGGCAGCAGGCTTTCGACGCTCGGTCCGATCAGGGTGCCGCGCCGCATCATGAAGCCGGGACGGGGACCGATGCCGCCTTCCGCCCAAATCGTTCCGCCGATCATGCGCGAGCCGGCACCTTCGCCCGTCTTGCCTTTGACGAGGATCGTGCCACGCCGCATCTTGTCCCCCGCGCGGGCGCCGATGTTGCCGCCGATCACTGCCGTGCCGCCGAGCATGCCGAAGCGATCGCCGGGAATGAAACCGCCGGCGTTGTCGCCCGCGTTGCCCGAGACATGGATGAAACCGCCGGTCGATCCGGACGCGAGGTAGTGTCCGGCGTTGCCGCGAATCTCGAGCTTTCCGCCTTTCATCTTGCGGCCGGCGTAGGAGCCGACGTCGCCGACGACGCGGAGCGTGCCGCTGTCGAGGCCGCCGCCGACAAAGTCGAGGTTGGCGGTTGCGCCTTCGATCGTCAGCGTTTCGCCCGGGCTACCGCTGATGTCAAATGCGTCACCAAGAGCCAATCCGCCTTTATCGATACCGATATTGATCAGACCGATCGAGTGTTCAGACAGCTTCGACAGAACGGCGGGCGTGATGCCGTCGAGATTGATCCGCGCTGTCGCGGGCGCCTTGAGGCGCAGCGTGAGGCCGCTCATCAGATCAGATCCTTCAAATGGTAGTGGTGCTGACCAAGCTTGCCGCCGTAGTTGCCGGCAGTGATGCGGGTGACGCCGCGTTTGGCGCCGGTGTCCGTTACGGCCTTCAGACCGGCGCGCATCGCGTCAGCAACCGATTTCGAGGTGAGGCCGTCGATGACGATTTCGAGGACGGCGAGCGTGTCGGCGCTGAGCTCGCTTTTGACCGTTCCGCGCAGCGTCGGGCAGAAGGCGTGGTTGGTCGACGCAAACATGCCCGCGTATTTGGCTCCGACTTTACTGCCGGAGCGCACGATGCCGCCGGGGAAGGGCGTGATCACGTCGTCGATCTTGGCGATCGCGTCGACGGCTTCTTCCGCCGTCTGGAGCAGTCCGGCGCGGTCGGTGCCGAGGATCAGCATGTTGCCGCCGCCGACGGCTTCCGTCGTGACGCCGGTTTCTTCCTCGATGACGAACTCGCCATCCATGACCGGAACACGCCAGTAGCGGCTGTCGCCGAGTTTCTTGGATGTCTGATAGCCGTCGCCGAAATAGCGCGGCGCCTTGCCGAGGCCGAGCGATTGCGCGGCTTTCAACCCTGAGAAGCAGGCCGAGCCCGGGCTCGTCAGGACGCACTGGCCGATGCGGTTGCGAATTTGCGGTATGAGCGCATCCGGCGAAAAGCCGAAGATCAGAATGCGGACGCCGGGGCGGCCGTCGGGCGTCTCGTCGGGGCTGAGTTCCTTGTCGATGCCGCATTCGGCGCCGCAGCCAATGACGGATGTGCCGAAGCCGGTGGCGACGGTTGCCGCGATCCGCGCCCATTTCAGGGTATCGGCGGTGATGATGATGCCGGTGCCGCTCATGCCGAAGGCTTCGGCGAAGGTATCGTCGATTTCGACACCGTTGACCGTCTTGCTCATGCTAAGCGCGCCTTCGTCGGTTGGATGATAAGGGAGCCGCGGCCATGGTCTAGAATCTCTTCATCCGACACGCGGAAGTTTTCCATCCGCACGGTATTGTAGTCGTCGAAGTAGCGCTTCAGCTGGCGTTCGATGCCGCGATCGTAGGAGGGGCGTGCGACGTGCGTCGCGCCGTTCACCGCCTTGATGATCTTGCCGTTGCGAACGATCAGCTCGCCGTTCTTGAACAGCATCTCGGGCGTCGCGAACATCGCTTCGCGGTCCGGGTTGTCGTCATAGACGGTGATGTCCGCGCAGGCGCCGACGCCCAAGTGTCCGCGATCGGCGAGACCGAGGCTGCGCGCCGGTCCGGCACGCGTCATGATTGCGATCTCGTAGAGCGTGTATTCGCGATCGAGTGACGCGAGCGTCGAATACTTCAGCGCGTCCTGGTTGATCGTCTGCATGACGTCCTGGCGGAACGCTTTATCCATCAGCAACCGGATCAAGTGCGGATAGCACGTGAACGGTCCGCCGTTCGGGTGGTCGGTCGTCAGGAACAGACGCCACGGGTCGTTGATCAGCAGGAACAGCTCAAGGCCGATCGCCCACTGCAGCGCGTTCACGAAGCTCTTGTCGCGATACTTGAACGGGACGACGCCGCAACCGGCGTCGCACTCGATGTCCATCACGACCCACTTTTTCGGATAGGCCGAGCGGGTGTTGACGAACTGGCGCATGGAGTCGCCCGAGGCCGTGCACGTCTGGCCGAACATCACCTGGCCGACGTCGCACGAGACGTTCGGATTGGTGTTGACCGCCTCGGCAACCTCAGCGGCGGCAGACGAAAACTTCATATCGCCTTCGGTGCCGTAGCTGTGGAACTGGATGTGCGTCAGATGGATCGGCAACCCTTCGGCGCCCTTGATCGTCGCGAGCGTCGTTTCCACGCCGCCCGGAATGCCGAGGTTGCAGCCGTGAATGTGGATCGGATGGACGACGCCGAGTTCCTTCAGGCCGCGCGCCAGCGCGAGGATGATGTCACGCGGCGTGACGCCGTAATAGACATGCTTCTCGTCGAGATCGAGCTTGCGCTGGTTGAACTTGAAGGCGCTGATGCCGCCGGGATTGACGACCTTGACGGCAATCGCCTGCGTCGCATGCATCGTCCAGGCGATGTAATCCTTGATCGCCGAGAAATCCTGCTTGCCCGCGAGCTGGCGCAGGAAGAAATCGTCCGACCCGAGCATCGCGAACGCGCCCTTGTCGATGATCGCGGTATCGGCGAGTTCCATGTGCGCCTGGCGCGCGTTTGCCGGAAGCATCGCCGGCTCGAATGCCGCCGTGTAGCCCATCTCGGCGTAGCGATAGCCGGCCGTCATCGTCGAGGGAATTGCATGGCCGACGCCGGCGCGCGTGATGTCGGTGCGCTCGACTTCCTGGCCGATGTGATCCTCGGGCAGCATCATGCGGGCGATCGTCATCTTGCCGCCGCCGATGTGCGAATGCGGATCGATGCCGCCCGCCATGATCACGCGCCCGTGCACCGGATATTCGTGCGCGACTTTCGCGTTCGGAGACGGGTCAACGATACGGCCGTTCTCGATGAAGATATCGCGAACCTCGCCATCGATCCCGTTCGCAGGATCGTAGATGCGGCCGCCTGTTAGCTTGATGAGCATTCTTGATCTCGAATGTTGGCCTAGAGGGCGGCTTGGATGGAGGCGAGAACGTCCATGGCGGACGGCAGCTTGGACTGGCGAAGCTGGCGCAATGGCAGCGAAACGACGTTGTCGACGCGGATGACGCGTTCGGCATGATCGACGCCGGGTGTGCCGACCGGAATGAAGACTTTCGGTTTGCGGCTGAGCTTCAATCCGGGTGTGCCGAGAACGATCGTCGTTACATCGGTTTCGGGCGGGACGAGATCGTCGCCGATCGATGCGAGCCAGACGAGCAAATCGCTTTCCTTGGCCGCTAGCATACGCTCGGCATCGTAGAGATCGGCGTCGTATTCGGGCTTGCCATTCGCGTAGGAGACACGGAGCGGGTAACCCGACTGCCAGGCGCATACCGAGACGGCAGAGGGCAAGCCTTCATTGCCGCCAAGCGCCAATCCGGCGGAACGTGTCGTGGCGTTGGCTTCCTTGATGAATTCGCAGATCGCCTGAACGGTCAGATCGCCGCCTGCGAAATCGAAGCTCGCCGGGTTCCAGACGACGACGCTGTAGCTCGCCGCCTTGAAGCGCGCGAACAGGTCTTCAACGGTTGCGCGCGGGACGCCGCCGATGGTTTCATCGGTGATAATGGCGCCCTTCTGAATCGCGCGCATTGCGTCCAGGATTTCGCCGACGCGATCCGTCTTGCACGGGATCGTCACGACTTCGCCGACGCGAGGCCCAGTGGCGGCGGACGGGTCCAGTCCTTCGCCGAGGAAAACGACGGTCCGCTTCGGCGGATTGTCGGAGAACATCGAGGCTTCGTTGCAGACGACGCGCTCGAAGAAGCGCGGGTTGCTCTTGTGGATGTCGCTACCGGCGATGATGAAAAGATCGGCGCGGTTGCGCGCCTCGGTGAGAGACGTCGTCAGCCAGCCGCTCGACTGCATGACGCGAGTATTGCGATAGGCGGATACGCTCAAGGCGTGATCGACGACGCCACCGCCGGCTTCGGCCAGCGCCATGACGGCGCGCACACCTTCGACGCCCGTTCCGAGACCGCTGAAGACCGGCAGGCGGCTCTCGCGGATCAGCTTCGCGGCCGTCGCGACCGCTTCTTCGAGAGAAACGCTTTTGCCATCGACCTCAGGGTTGGGTTCAACCAGGGGGCGCCCGAACCCGGCGACGGACCGCGCGCAGCCGTTCTTGAGAACCTTCAGGCTGCCGCTGGCGGAGGGGCCGATCTCGAGGTCGTCACAAGCGATACCGCAGAAGGGACACGCTATATTCTCGAAATGATTTACGCCGTTCCTCGACTTTTCGGATTCCAATCCATCACCTCTCAGAGCCAAGGACGCTACCCACCGGGATTCGACATTCGTATAATGCGGGAGGTAAACCAACTCTCACCCTGGTGGTCAAGCGTGCTAAGGGGCTTCGGCACGGTGCGATACAATTTGCCGTCTCGGGGTGAAGTCTGGCGCGCCTGCCGTCCGTGGTCAGCCGAAAGGCCCACATCGGACTCTTGCAACTGAAGTCTCCGGAGGAATTGCATGTTGAAACGCTTGGCGATCGCGGCCGCGATCTTGAGTTCTCTGCCGATCGTGGCCTGGGCTCATGGTCCGTCGCGCCAGAAAGTTACGGAATCCATTGAAATCAATGCGCCTGCTGAGAAAGTCTGGGCCCTCGTCGGCAACTTCCAGGACGCAAGCTGGATCCCAGCCGTCGCCAAGACCGAAGGCACCGGCGACAACACGCCGGCGAGCGGAACGGGCAATGACGGCGCGAAACGCACGCTGACGCTCCAGGGCGGCGGCGTCGTCGAAGAGGCGCTCGATGCCTATGACGCCAAGGAAATGACCTTTAGCTACGAGATCACCAAGGTCGACGTAAAGGTTCTGCCGGTTAACGATTATTCGTCACACGTGACGGTGACGGCGAACGGCGCGGACAAGTCGACGCTGGAATGGAAGGGCGCGTTCTATCGCGGCTTCATGAATAACGATCCGCCGCCGGAGCTTAACGACGAGGCGTCGAAAAAGGCGGTTACCGATCTCTATAAGAGCACGCTCGAAGCCGTGAAGGCCAAGCTCGAAGGCGGCAAGTAGTGCTGCATCGCATTCGCGCCGGCGTGGCGGTTGCTTTTCTCGCCCTGTGCGGACAGCAACCCGTCGCGCTGGCGGCCGAAGCGTTGACCACCAATCAACCGGCCGACAGTCTGTCGTTCGTCGATCTCGCGACGATGAAAAGCGTCGCGACCCTCGCGATCGGCGGCAAGCCGGCCGGCATCGCGCTGTCGCCAGACCGGACGAAGGCCTACGTCACGGCGCCCGACAGCAAGGAACTCGTCGAGGTCGATGCGGTTTCGCGCGTCGTGACGCGGCGGCTGGCCTTAGGCGGCGGGCCGCTTGGTATTGCCGCGCATCCCTCGCTACCCGAGGTTTATGTCGCCGACTGGTTCTCGCACCGGGTGATCGTCGTCGACGCGCGATCTCTGACGGTTACGGGGACGATCGAGGTCGGCCAGTCGCCGTCCGGCCTTGCCGTGACGCCGGACGGGCGTCTCCTTCTCTCCGCCGATCGCGACAGCGACTCCATCTCGATCATCGACATCGCGGCGCGGACACGCGTCGCGTCGATACCGGCGGGTCAGCGCCCCTTCGGCGTTACGATCGATGCAAAAGGCGAGCGTGCTTATATCGCCAACGTCAAAAGCAATAACGTCAGCGTCATCGATATCGCCGCCCGGCGTCTTATCGGCACGATCCCGACCGGACGCCGACCGTATGCGGTCGCGCTGGCGCGGGGCCGGGGCTTCTCGACGGACCAATACGGCGGCGGCATCACCGTTTTCGATCTCGGAACGTTATCGCCGATCAAGACCGTCCGGCTCTGCGATCACCCCGAGGGGATCGAGGCCGATGCATCGGGGGGCGATGTGTACGTGGCGTGCTGGGGTGACAACGTGCTGATCCGGCTCGATGCGGACACGCTCAAGGTTACCGGCAAGGCCGACGTCGGCGACGGGCCCCGCGCGTTCGGGAAATTCCTGCGCTAGCGCGAGGTTACGCGGTTTTAAGTTCCGCGCGGGGGCTTCTTCCGGCATCTTGCTGCCAAACTTACCCAACCGCCCGGCAGCCGCAGTTACCGGATATTCCGACGATAGCTGGTCAATCCGCGGAGCTAAGGCTAAAGAGCGGGAAAAACAAGCAAGTTTGGACGCCTGGAGGAACCCGTGACATTGAGAATTCCCGTTGTTGCACTCGCACTGTTTGCCTTGCTCGTTCCCGCAGCGGCGGGCGCCTCCGATCTGCCGAAGCCGACCGATCTTCTTTTCAATAGCCCGCATATCTCCAACATCGCCGTTGGCACGGTGCTCGATTACAAATTCAATCGCAAACCGTCCAACGAGCAGATGCTCGGCGCGGGCTACACCGACGACATCACGGTGACCGTTGAAAGCGACGCGACGGAGGGGAAGAAAAACGTCATCGTGCAGATGTACACCGGCGATCGCGCGCGCGATCCGCAGCGCATTACCGGCATGGACGGCAACCCGATGATGGTCGTGTGCCTCGACAACGCCGTTTCGCACTTCCGCCAGCTTGCGGGTGGCGACAGCGCGTATCTGAAGAACACTTTCAGCCGCTATCTGGCGGAGCGTGCAACGATTGCCCCCGTCAAGATCTTGTATAAGGGCGCTGAGGTCGACGGCTATGAGATCACCGCGACGCCTTATGCGGATGACCCCTCGAAGTCGAAGATGGGCGGATTTGAAAACTCGACGTTCAAGATCGCCCTCTCCGATAAAATTCCGGGACATCTGGCGCGGGTGATCGCAGATATCAGCAACTCGGACAAAGCCGCGCCGACGCTTCTCGAAACGACCACTCTCGAGGGTGTAGGAGACGTAAAATGACAAAGACTGGAAAGCACAGACTCTTTGCGCTGATATTCGCAGCTGCAACTCCGGTGGCGGGCATAGCCGTAGCGCAGGAACTGCCGACGAACGAATATCCGACGGTCGCGCGTGCCGACTATGTTTACGCCTGCATGGCCGTCAACGGTCAGACGCGCGACGTGCTCGAGAAGTGCTCGTGCTCGATCGATCAGATCGCGTCGCTTCTTCCTTACGCGGAGTATGAAGAAGCCGAGACACTGTTGTCTGTCGGTTTGAAGGGCGGTGAAAACGTCGCCTGGACGAAAATTCCGCAGATGCAGGAGAAGATCAAAAACATGCGGCGTGCGCAGGTCGAAGGCGAGTTGCGCTGCTTCTAGTTTTGCGTTTGACGACTCTCCTTCGGAGAGCTGGCCGCCAAACGCGAAGTCTTAGTTGCGTCCTGTGAGCTTGTTTGGTTTGCGTCCGGCGACTCCGCTTCGCGGAGCCGGCCGCCGGACGCAAATATTACTGGCGCTTGGCGACTCCCCTCTGTGGGAAGCCGGTCGCCAAGCGCATCATTCCCACTCGAGTTCGGTGAAGGCGGCGGTGACGTTCATGCCGTTGAGTTCGGCGAAGAGTTGCCAGTTGTCGCGCTCGGACTGACCGGCCGTTTTGAGCGCCTGCTCGAGCGTCGCACCGTCCTTGATCAAGGTGCGGACATCGCGTGCGATCGTTTCCAGATAGCGCTGCTGCGGCAGCATCGCGTCGGGCCACGGCATCGATTTCGGCCCGTGTCCTGGAATCGCGCGCTGAGCTTTTTCGTTCATGAGTTCCGGGATCAGCTTCAGCCATCCGACGATGGAGCCGTCGAGCGTCGGAATGTGTCCGGAGAAGAGCAGATCGCCTAGCACGAACGTACCTGTTGTGCTGTCGAACACCGTCAGGTCATTGTCGGTATGCGAGGTCGCCCGCGCCTTGAGCGTCAGACTGCGCCCTCCGAGATCGAGGTCCAACGTATCGCTGACGAGCTTCGTCGGAATGACGATTTTCGTTCCAGCAAAGCCGGTTTCTCCGAGCCTCGTCTGCGCAGTCCGCAGATAGCTTTCCGCGCGCGCCGAAAGCGCAGCCGGGAGCTTGGCGTGCCCGACGAATTCCGTACCGTTACCTTCGAAAGCCGCGTTTCCGAGCACATGATCGGGGTGCATGTGCGTGTTGATGACGTAGCGGATCGGCTTGCTGGTCACCTTGGCAGCGGCGGCGCGTAGCGCCTTGCCGACGAGGTACGAGCCGCCGGTATCGATAATCGCGACGGCATCGTTACCGACGATGATGCAGGAATTGGATATGTCGCCGTGGTTGGTCGGTTCGACGAGTTCGTAGGGCGCGACGTGAACGAAAACTCCAGGCGCGACTTCCGACACCTCAGCTTCGTATGTTTCAGCCACTGAAACGCGAGGAAACAGCGGAAAAAGCGCTGCCGAAGCGGCACCGCGTAGGAATTCTTTGCGCGTCGGACGGGAGAAAAGGCGGGATTTTTCTGTCATGGCTATGTCTCTGCAATAAGCTGAAAATCCCGATCGTTGCAAAGGCTGATTAGCGCTCGCGTGCGATCACGAACGCGCGATTTCGCGTGATCGCACGACATAATTTTCCCGAACGTCACAAGTAGTCGTGCGCCGCAGCATTTGTGGTGCAGCGCGAAGATTGCCTTTGTTTTCTGAGGATTTTTTGGTCAGAGACGTTGTCCTAATTTGCCACATGCGCACCGGCGTCGCAGTTCGTGTTGCGGACACTGGGAAAAAATGTCTACATGCCGACCGTTCACGAGGACCTACCGGTTCTACACGGTTCCGTGAAGAAACCCGCGAAGTTGAGATTAAGACGGGAAAAAATCCCGCAAAATCCTCAGCTTCGAGGCGGAAAAACCGGAAGGTTCTCGGGATCGACTTGCAAGCGTGGCAAGACTTTTCTCAAAATGGAGGAAGCGCAATGCGCAAAAGTGCATTCGCATGTGGGTTACTAGCGACAGTCGCGTTTACGGGGCCCACGTGGGCCAACGAATCCGCGATCAAAGCCGCTAGCGATCCGAATAACTGGGCAATCCAGTCCGGCGACTATGCCGGTACCCGTTACTCGACACTCGACCAGATCACGACCGAAAACGTCGGCCAGCTCAAAGTGGCTTGGACGTTCTCGACCGGCGTTCTTCGTGGTCACGAAGGTGGCCCGCTGGTTATCGGCGACACCATGTGGCTTCACTCGGCGTTCCCGAACATCGTGTTCGCTCTGAACCTCGCCGATGAACAGAAGATCATCTGGAAGTATGAACCGAAGCAGGACCCGTCGGTCATTCCGGTGATGTGCTGCGATACGGTCAACCGCGGCCTCGCTTATGCCGACGGCAAGATCTTCCTTCACCAGGCTGACACTTCGCTCGTAGCTCTCGATGCGAAGACCGGCAAGGAACTCTGGAAGGTCGTCGACGGCGACCCGAAGAAGGGCGAGACCGGAACTCAGGCTCCGATGGTCGTCAAGGACAAGGTCGTTATCGGTATCTCGGGCGCTGA includes these proteins:
- a CDS encoding beta-propeller fold lactonase family protein, which produces MLHRIRAGVAVAFLALCGQQPVALAAEALTTNQPADSLSFVDLATMKSVATLAIGGKPAGIALSPDRTKAYVTAPDSKELVEVDAVSRVVTRRLALGGGPLGIAAHPSLPEVYVADWFSHRVIVVDARSLTVTGTIEVGQSPSGLAVTPDGRLLLSADRDSDSISIIDIAARTRVASIPAGQRPFGVTIDAKGERAYIANVKSNNVSVIDIAARRLIGTIPTGRRPYAVALARGRGFSTDQYGGGITVFDLGTLSPIKTVRLCDHPEGIEADASGGDVYVACWGDNVLIRLDADTLKVTGKADVGDGPRAFGKFLR
- a CDS encoding quinoprotein relay system zinc metallohydrolase 2, whose protein sequence is MTEKSRLFSRPTRKEFLRGAASAALFPLFPRVSVAETYEAEVSEVAPGVFVHVAPYELVEPTNHGDISNSCIIVGNDAVAIIDTGGSYLVGKALRAAAAKVTSKPIRYVINTHMHPDHVLGNAAFEGNGTEFVGHAKLPAALSARAESYLRTAQTRLGETGFAGTKIVIPTKLVSDTLDLDLGGRSLTLKARATSHTDNDLTVFDSTTGTFVLGDLLFSGHIPTLDGSIVGWLKLIPELMNEKAQRAIPGHGPKSMPWPDAMLPQQRYLETIARDVRTLIKDGATLEQALKTAGQSERDNWQLFAELNGMNVTAAFTELEWE